A genomic segment from Actinoplanes sichuanensis encodes:
- a CDS encoding uroporphyrinogen-III synthase, translating into MEGALAGFTVAVTAERRRNEMAALLERRGARVISAPAITIIPLIDDEALHAATAACIGLEPHLVVATTGFGFRGWLEAAEGWGLAETLRESLRNARIIARGPKPCGAIRAAGLIEDWAAKTEASEEVLERLLSEGVAGLRIVVQEHGEPQTEFVKALRTAGAAVVEVPVYRWAMPPDVAPVRRLAEQVAAGQIDAVTFTSAPAVKAFLQIAEEAKADVATAFGCRTLAACVGPVTAAPLVERGIPTVMPERYRLGALIKTVTDELPRRAVRLQVAGTTLEVRGHAVLIDEVPHALAPAAMSILSALARKPGAVVSKDQLAAALPRGNDGHAVDVAVARLRAALGSGKHIETVIKRGYRLRIDEEAA; encoded by the coding sequence ATCGAGGGCGCACTGGCCGGCTTCACCGTGGCGGTGACCGCGGAACGACGCCGGAATGAGATGGCTGCTCTGCTCGAACGACGCGGAGCACGGGTGATCAGCGCTCCCGCGATCACCATCATTCCACTGATCGACGACGAGGCACTGCACGCGGCGACCGCGGCCTGCATCGGGCTGGAACCACATCTGGTGGTCGCGACCACCGGTTTCGGGTTCCGGGGCTGGCTGGAGGCGGCCGAGGGCTGGGGGCTGGCCGAGACGCTGCGGGAGTCGCTGCGTAACGCGCGGATCATCGCCCGCGGCCCGAAACCGTGCGGCGCGATCCGGGCGGCCGGCCTGATCGAGGACTGGGCGGCCAAGACCGAAGCCTCCGAAGAGGTGCTCGAACGGCTGCTCAGCGAAGGTGTGGCCGGGCTCCGGATCGTCGTGCAGGAGCACGGCGAGCCGCAGACCGAGTTCGTGAAGGCGCTGCGTACCGCCGGTGCGGCGGTCGTCGAGGTGCCGGTCTACCGGTGGGCGATGCCACCCGACGTGGCGCCGGTCCGCCGGCTCGCCGAGCAGGTGGCGGCCGGTCAGATCGACGCGGTGACGTTCACCAGCGCGCCCGCGGTCAAGGCGTTCCTGCAGATCGCCGAAGAGGCGAAAGCGGACGTCGCGACGGCTTTCGGCTGCCGCACGCTCGCCGCCTGCGTCGGCCCGGTCACCGCGGCGCCCCTGGTCGAGCGTGGTATTCCCACCGTCATGCCGGAGCGTTACCGCCTGGGCGCGCTCATCAAGACGGTCACCGACGAGTTGCCGCGGCGCGCGGTCCGGTTGCAGGTCGCCGGAACCACCCTGGAGGTACGCGGACACGCCGTCCTGATCGACGAGGTGCCCCACGCGTTGGCTCCGGCGGCGATGTCGATCCTGTCGGCGCTGGCCCGAAAGCCGGGCGCCGTCGTCTCGAAGGACCAGTTGGCGGCAGCCCTACCCCGAGGCAACGACGGCCACGCGGTCGACGTGGCGGTGGCCCGCCTGCGCGCGGCCCTGGGTTCCGGCAAACACATCGAGACGGTGATCAAGCGCGGCTACCGCCTACGCATAGACGAAGAAGCCGCCTGA
- a CDS encoding sirohydrochlorin chelatase has protein sequence MSEFPTLIAVAHGTRSPAGRRQIQELAASVARRRPGLDVRLCYVDVQEPKVADVVAGVGREQEARRGRPGETDAVVVPLLLSCGYHVRVDIAEAVAGTGIPVTAPLGPDDVFLESLRRNVPGGADAIVLASAGSSDPLWVQGIREVAAELPGRVELGYTSGSGPRVADVVARLRADGARNVAIAAYLLAEGLFYRTLHNAGADSVTPPLCQDGDVADLVLRRFDSAILTTVGSGL, from the coding sequence ATGAGCGAGTTCCCCACCCTGATCGCGGTCGCCCACGGCACCCGCTCACCCGCCGGTCGCCGGCAGATCCAGGAACTGGCCGCCTCGGTGGCCCGCCGCCGTCCCGGCCTGGACGTTCGCCTCTGCTACGTCGACGTGCAGGAACCCAAGGTCGCCGACGTCGTCGCCGGAGTCGGCAGAGAGCAGGAGGCTCGCCGCGGCAGGCCCGGGGAGACCGACGCCGTCGTCGTTCCGCTGCTGCTGTCCTGTGGATATCACGTTCGGGTGGACATCGCCGAGGCGGTGGCCGGGACCGGGATTCCGGTGACCGCGCCACTCGGGCCGGACGATGTCTTTCTGGAGAGCCTTCGCCGTAACGTGCCGGGCGGGGCCGACGCGATCGTGCTCGCCTCGGCCGGGTCTTCGGATCCGCTCTGGGTGCAGGGCATCCGCGAGGTGGCGGCGGAACTGCCCGGTCGGGTCGAGCTCGGCTACACCTCCGGCAGCGGGCCCCGGGTCGCCGATGTGGTGGCGCGGCTGCGGGCCGACGGGGCGAGGAACGTCGCGATCGCCGCCTACCTACTGGCCGAGGGCCTGTTCTACCGGACCCTGCACAACGCCGGCGCCGACTCGGTCACCCCTCCGTTGTGCCAGGACGGCGACGTCGCCGACCTGGTTCTGCGTCGGTTCGATAGCGCAATCCTCACAACCGTCGGTAGCGGTTTGTAG